The proteins below are encoded in one region of Alistipes indistinctus YIT 12060:
- the rplB gene encoding 50S ribosomal protein L2: MAVRKFKPMTPGTRHKVIGTFDDITSSTPEKSLLAPLKNSGGRNNSGKMTVRYIGGGHKKMYRVIDFKRDKDTMAATVKTIEYDPNRSARIALLAYPDGEKRYMLAPNGLKVGQVVSTGAGAAPEVGNTLFLADIPLGTVVHNIELYPGQGAAMARSAGTYAQLLAREGKFAIIKLPSGETRMVLVTCRATIGAVSNPDHSLESHGKAGRRRWLGRRPRNRGVTMNPVDHPMGGGEGRSSGGHPRSRKGLLAKGYKTRNPKKTTSKFIVSGRKK; this comes from the coding sequence ATGGCAGTAAGAAAATTCAAACCCATGACCCCGGGTACCCGCCACAAAGTGATCGGTACCTTCGACGATATTACTTCGTCCACACCCGAGAAGTCGCTGTTGGCTCCGCTGAAGAACTCCGGCGGCCGTAACAACAGCGGTAAGATGACCGTCCGTTACATCGGCGGCGGCCACAAGAAGATGTACCGCGTCATCGACTTCAAACGCGATAAGGATACCATGGCCGCTACGGTCAAGACCATCGAATACGACCCGAACCGTTCGGCACGCATCGCGTTGCTGGCTTACCCCGACGGCGAGAAGCGCTATATGCTGGCTCCCAACGGGCTGAAGGTCGGCCAAGTAGTCTCTACGGGCGCCGGTGCGGCTCCCGAAGTGGGCAACACGCTGTTCCTCGCGGACATTCCGCTGGGTACGGTGGTACACAACATTGAACTCTACCCCGGCCAGGGCGCCGCGATGGCGCGCAGTGCCGGTACCTACGCACAGCTTCTGGCTCGTGAAGGTAAATTCGCTATTATCAAACTTCCTTCGGGCGAGACTCGCATGGTACTCGTTACCTGCCGCGCTACGATCGGAGCCGTGTCGAACCCCGACCACAGCCTCGAATCGCACGGTAAGGCCGGCCGCCGCCGCTGGCTGGGCCGCCGTCCGCGCAACCGCGGTGTGACGATGAACCCGGTGGATCACCCGATGGGTGGTGGTGAAGGACGCAGCTCGGGAGGCCATCCCCGCTCGCGCAAAGGTCTTCTGGCCAAGGGCTACAAAACCCGGAACCCGAAGAAAACCACTTCTAAGTTCATTGTATCAGGAAGGAAAAAATAA
- the rplV gene encoding 50S ribosomal protein L22, with the protein MGSRKHIMAEQYKAEKKQKAIAILNDCPTSPLKMRIVADTIRGVEINRALGMLRFSKKAASIKLEKLLRSAIANWEQKNEGQRLEDNKLCVSEIFVNGGTMLKRIQAAPQGRAHRIRKRSNSVTIVVDKMVVKEDKKSKADGTES; encoded by the coding sequence ATGGGTTCAAGAAAACACATAATGGCCGAACAGTACAAAGCCGAAAAGAAGCAGAAGGCGATCGCGATCCTGAACGATTGTCCTACCTCGCCTCTGAAGATGCGCATCGTGGCCGACACGATCCGCGGCGTTGAGATCAACCGGGCTTTGGGTATGCTTCGCTTCAGCAAGAAGGCGGCCTCGATCAAATTGGAAAAACTGCTTCGTTCGGCCATCGCCAACTGGGAGCAGAAGAACGAGGGTCAGCGCCTCGAGGACAACAAGCTCTGCGTAAGCGAGATTTTTGTCAACGGCGGCACGATGCTCAAACGTATCCAGGCTGCGCCCCAGGGTCGCGCCCACCGCATCCGCAAGCGCTCGAACAGCGTGACGATCGTGGTGGACAAAATGGTAGTTAAAGAAGATAAAAAAAGCAAAGCAGATGGGACAGAAAGTTAA
- the rplD gene encoding 50S ribosomal protein L4: MEVAIYNISGAETGKKATLNDEIFGIEPNNHAIYLDVKQYLANKRQGTHKSKQRNEVMGSTRKLKKQKGTGGARSGSILSPLFPGGGRVFGPVPRDYSFKLNKKLKQLARKSALTYKAKDNAITVVEDFAMEAPKTKEFIAITKNLKLDGKKILVVLPETNPVVSLSARNLQNVKVIPASNLNTYDVMNAAGIVLAETSVEAVNQMFGL; the protein is encoded by the coding sequence ATGGAAGTAGCAATTTATAATATTTCAGGCGCAGAGACCGGCAAGAAGGCCACCCTGAACGATGAGATTTTCGGTATCGAACCTAACAACCATGCGATTTATCTCGATGTGAAGCAGTATCTGGCCAACAAACGCCAGGGCACGCACAAATCGAAGCAGCGTAATGAAGTGATGGGTTCGACCCGCAAGCTGAAGAAGCAGAAAGGTACCGGCGGCGCACGCAGCGGCAGCATTCTTTCTCCGTTGTTCCCGGGCGGCGGCCGCGTATTCGGTCCGGTTCCCCGCGACTACAGCTTCAAGCTGAACAAGAAACTCAAGCAGCTCGCCCGTAAGAGCGCGCTGACCTACAAGGCCAAGGATAATGCGATTACCGTGGTGGAAGACTTCGCTATGGAGGCTCCCAAAACCAAGGAGTTCATCGCCATTACCAAAAACCTCAAGCTCGACGGCAAGAAGATCCTGGTGGTGCTCCCCGAGACCAACCCGGTAGTCTCCCTGTCCGCACGCAACCTTCAGAACGTGAAGGTGATTCCGGCTTCGAACCTGAACACTTACGACGTGATGAACGCAGCGGGCATCGTGCTGGCCGAGACTTCGGTAGAGGCCGTTAACCAAATGTTCGGATTGTAA
- the rpsS gene encoding 30S ribosomal protein S19 — protein sequence MSRSLKKGPYIEPKLESRVIAQNEGGKKSVIKTWSRASMISPDFVGQTIAVHNGNKFIPVYVTENMVGHKLGEFAPTRTFRGHSGNKKK from the coding sequence ATGAGCCGTTCATTAAAAAAAGGACCGTATATCGAACCCAAGTTGGAGTCGCGGGTGATCGCGCAGAACGAGGGGGGGAAGAAGAGCGTCATCAAGACGTGGTCGCGTGCGAGCATGATCTCGCCCGATTTCGTCGGCCAGACGATCGCCGTCCACAACGGGAACAAGTTTATCCCGGTCTATGTAACAGAGAACATGGTGGGTCACAAGCTGGGCGAATTCGCCCCGACTCGTACCTTCCGTGGCCATTCAGGTAACAAGAAAAAATAG
- the rplW gene encoding 50S ribosomal protein L23, translating to MDILIKPILTERMTAQGDKLNRYGFIVDPRANKLEIKAAVEAMYGVVVTEVNTANYMGKAKSRYTRAGLLSGRANNFKKAFVTLKDGDKIDFYSNI from the coding sequence ATGGATATTTTAATTAAGCCAATTTTAACCGAGAGAATGACGGCTCAGGGCGATAAGCTGAACCGTTACGGTTTCATCGTGGATCCGAGGGCCAATAAGCTGGAAATCAAGGCGGCCGTCGAAGCGATGTACGGGGTGGTCGTGACCGAGGTCAACACCGCCAACTACATGGGCAAGGCCAAAAGCCGCTACACGCGCGCCGGTCTGCTGAGCGGCCGTGCGAACAACTTCAAGAAGGCGTTCGTAACGCTCAAGGACGGCGACAAGATTGATTTTTACAGTAATATCTAA